In Acinetobacter sp. TGL-Y2, a genomic segment contains:
- a CDS encoding Na+/H+ antiporter subunit C, whose amino-acid sequence MISLEFLLASAIGMLVATGIYLILRARTFPVVLGLAMIGYAVNLFLFAMGRLQLSAPAILTDANQVTDPLPQALVLTAIVIGFATTAFIVQLALRSRYESGTDHVDSKEEAINTDPREDEP is encoded by the coding sequence ATGATTAGTTTAGAATTTTTACTTGCTTCTGCCATTGGAATGCTGGTTGCCACCGGTATTTATTTGATTTTGCGTGCGCGTACATTTCCTGTGGTGCTCGGACTGGCCATGATTGGCTATGCCGTCAATCTGTTTTTATTTGCCATGGGGCGACTACAACTCAGCGCACCTGCAATTTTAACCGATGCCAACCAAGTGACTGACCCTTTGCCTCAAGCACTGGTGTTAACCGCGATTGTAATTGGTTTTGCAACGACCGCTTTCATTGTGCAATTGGCGCTACGCAGTCGTTATGAGTCTGGTACAGATCATGTTGACTCCAAAGAGGAAGCTATTAATACCGACCCACGTGAGGATGAGCCTTAA
- a CDS encoding monovalent cation/H+ antiporter subunit A: MDTSVLPIIILLPLILGTFFVLWLKKFSRGATALGAIGVSLSSFILLLTQAKNVLNGHAVVEHWSWLPQLGIDLSFRLDALSLIFALLISGIGTLIYIYAYYYLNPKNSLSKLYALLMLFMAAMLGISLSNNLMILLVFWEMTSISSFLLVGYWSNYDAAQRGSRMALTITGLGGLAMLGGFILLGQITGTYQIDQIITMTSTIQASSLFVPTLLLILLGAFTKSAQFPFHFWLPNAMAAPTPVSAYLHSATMVKAGIFLLARLMPIFVGSALYHNLVTTVGLFTLCMAAFFAIFKEDLKGLLAYSTISHLGLIVCLLGIGSPLAVAAAVFHIINHATFKAALFMIAGIIDHETGTRDIRKLSGIWQLLPFTATLTMITAAAMAGVPLTNGFLSKEMFFTELLANLSGGIAVLAAIVATLAGLFAVAYSARLVHGVFFDGDVGKGVPNKDAHEPHMGMRAPAMILAALCIAVGILPALLLEPIVNAGARASINQATFEGVHLAIWHGFNLPLLMSAIALVGGLIFYFALAKGSRIREIDLDPSLGKLQGKVLFESFLKHLLLNSRKLKRATETGSLQHYLLWIVVFAIALVAMPLLGQGISTGTRELTHAPIVAIVLWLLLFSACWMMLWFHHERIKAVLISGAVGLVVTLVFVTLSAPDLALTQITVDVVTTVLLLMSLSLLPQLTPYESSRSRRWRDAAIAIIGGLGIGWIAWLILTRDHNSISWFFLQQSLPLGGGSNVVNVILVDFRGFDTFGEITVLGIAAIGALCMMDGMRAHGTTITQGLTYRFNPSPLMFRMTASWVLPIALVVSLYIFLRGHNLPGGGFIAGLITSMALVIQYIALGQEQAENMLRAKSGRLYEIWIGVGLMIAGLTGIAAWLWGRPFLTSAHIYVEPVLLGKMHLASAAAFDVGVYVTVVGAAMLMISVLSDSRNTSITGPVPKG; this comes from the coding sequence ATGGATACGAGTGTGCTACCGATTATTATATTGTTACCGTTAATACTTGGCACCTTCTTTGTCCTATGGCTGAAAAAATTCTCTCGCGGGGCGACAGCTTTAGGGGCGATTGGCGTCAGTTTAAGCAGCTTTATTTTACTTCTGACTCAAGCAAAAAATGTCTTGAATGGCCATGCTGTCGTTGAGCATTGGTCATGGTTACCGCAACTGGGCATTGATTTAAGTTTTCGCTTAGATGCACTTTCCCTGATTTTTGCTCTGCTGATTTCAGGCATTGGCACTCTCATTTATATTTATGCTTATTATTATTTAAATCCTAAAAATTCATTAAGTAAGCTCTATGCCTTACTCATGTTGTTTATGGCGGCCATGCTCGGCATTTCGCTATCAAACAACCTAATGATTTTGCTTGTTTTTTGGGAAATGACCAGTATTTCATCTTTCCTGTTGGTGGGTTATTGGAGTAATTACGACGCTGCACAGCGTGGCTCACGTATGGCGCTGACCATTACAGGGCTGGGTGGTTTGGCCATGCTCGGTGGCTTTATTTTACTGGGGCAAATCACCGGTACCTATCAGATCGATCAAATCATTACGATGACCTCGACCATTCAAGCCAGCTCCTTGTTTGTCCCTACACTTCTGCTGATTTTATTGGGTGCTTTTACTAAAAGTGCGCAATTCCCTTTCCATTTTTGGCTCCCCAATGCCATGGCAGCACCGACGCCTGTGTCGGCGTATTTACACTCTGCCACCATGGTCAAAGCCGGCATATTTTTATTGGCACGCTTAATGCCGATTTTTGTCGGCTCAGCGCTGTATCACAATTTGGTAACCACAGTGGGTTTATTTACACTGTGTATGGCGGCATTTTTCGCCATTTTCAAAGAAGATTTAAAAGGCTTATTGGCATATTCGACCATCAGTCATTTGGGTTTAATTGTCTGCTTACTGGGGATCGGTTCACCTTTGGCTGTCGCGGCAGCTGTATTTCATATTATTAACCATGCAACCTTTAAAGCCGCATTGTTCATGATCGCAGGCATTATTGATCATGAAACGGGTACACGTGATATTCGTAAACTCAGTGGTATCTGGCAGCTATTGCCCTTTACTGCAACGCTGACTATGATTACTGCCGCAGCCATGGCAGGTGTGCCACTAACCAATGGTTTCTTGTCTAAAGAGATGTTCTTCACTGAACTTTTAGCGAATTTATCGGGGGGTATTGCGGTACTTGCTGCCATAGTTGCGACACTGGCGGGTTTATTTGCAGTGGCGTACTCAGCACGTTTGGTTCATGGCGTGTTTTTTGATGGCGATGTAGGTAAAGGTGTACCCAATAAAGATGCGCATGAGCCGCATATGGGTATGCGCGCTCCCGCCATGATTTTAGCAGCTTTATGTATTGCTGTCGGAATTTTACCGGCTCTCCTTCTTGAGCCTATTGTGAATGCAGGTGCGCGTGCCAGTATTAATCAAGCGACATTTGAAGGGGTTCACCTTGCGATTTGGCATGGGTTTAATCTGCCGCTGTTGATGAGTGCGATTGCACTCGTGGGCGGTTTAATATTCTACTTTGCCTTGGCCAAAGGCAGCCGTATTCGTGAGATTGACCTAGACCCATCTTTAGGTAAGCTTCAAGGTAAAGTTTTATTTGAAAGTTTCTTAAAACACCTTTTACTCAATTCTCGAAAATTAAAACGTGCAACCGAAACGGGTTCGCTGCAGCATTATTTATTATGGATTGTGGTGTTTGCAATTGCGCTTGTGGCAATGCCTTTACTTGGACAAGGCATAAGCACAGGTACGCGGGAGCTGACCCATGCACCTATAGTGGCTATAGTGCTGTGGTTACTGTTGTTCTCAGCCTGCTGGATGATGCTGTGGTTCCATCACGAACGAATTAAAGCCGTGCTGATCAGTGGTGCTGTCGGTTTGGTGGTTACTTTGGTTTTTGTAACCTTGTCTGCACCTGATTTAGCATTAACCCAAATCACGGTAGATGTGGTCACGACTGTGCTACTGCTCATGAGTTTATCGCTGCTTCCACAGCTCACACCTTATGAATCGTCACGTTCACGTCGTTGGCGCGATGCAGCAATTGCGATTATTGGTGGACTAGGTATTGGCTGGATTGCATGGCTGATTTTAACCCGTGATCACAATTCTATTTCATGGTTCTTCTTACAGCAGTCATTGCCTTTAGGCGGTGGATCGAACGTGGTCAACGTGATCTTGGTCGATTTCCGTGGTTTTGATACCTTTGGTGAAATCACCGTACTGGGCATCGCTGCCATTGGTGCGTTATGTATGATGGATGGTATGCGTGCCCATGGTACAACCATTACCCAAGGTTTGACCTATCGTTTTAACCCCTCCCCGCTCATGTTCCGTATGACTGCATCGTGGGTTTTACCCATCGCCCTTGTCGTGAGCTTGTATATTTTCTTACGTGGGCACAACTTGCCTGGCGGTGGATTCATTGCAGGCTTAATCACCTCCATGGCACTGGTGATTCAGTACATTGCACTCGGTCAAGAGCAAGCGGAAAATATGCTTAGAGCCAAATCTGGGCGCTTATACGAAATTTGGATTGGTGTCGGCTTAATGATTGCAGGCCTCACCGGTATTGCTGCATGGCTCTGGGGACGTCCGTTCTTAACCAGTGCACACATTTATGTTGAACCTGTTCTGCTTGGCAAAATGCATTTGGCTTCTGCTGCAGCCTTTGATGTTGGCGTATATGTGACGGTCGTTGGCGCAGCCATGTTGATGATTTCTGTACTGAGTGACTCCCGTAATACCAGTATTACTGGTCCAGTTCCCAAGGGGTAA
- a CDS encoding monovalent cation/H+ antiporter subunit D: MNFFEFWLHHSPVLSILIPAFTAFILVLLGNPGSGALSQDWRQPWRRGISLISVFLGLATAISYLIQANSGQIFVYQLSEWTAPFGIVLILDRLAAFMLVLTYALTVPIIWFASKEWDERGRYFHAMFHFLLMGLCGAFLTGDLFNLFVFFEILLMASYVLLLHGQGKVRFQLGIHYVTINLLASALFLIGLGMIYGSVGSLNMADVSRILPQLEGDQHRLAVAGGLLLFVVFGIKAAILPVGFWLPKTYAVATTPIAAIFTIMTKVGLYAILRVNSTVFNDELSREILSNWLLPIGLITSVYGVIGAIAAERLRRFVGFMILSSIGTIIIALSLMTTQAWAAALYYLVHSTLIAAMFYLLCGWITSQRGAFKDHLKIAPKMKQQTLVSICFFVVALMMAGLPPFSGFFGKVFLLQATSTSPYQLLIVITVLLVSLLSIMAFTRAGFVLFWRATTPEDNPNEQAFKDYQSLPTTAPARNDYAFYILMVGLIAYVVFANPIMQYIEKTALQLDDAAVYSQTILKSDELGDVISVQPFDPNYLPETKYGGEAVDPNAHYIPYVISPKTLQGEHISEYKNRQIEQQEQSQQHPSDDAKLKPMEP; the protein is encoded by the coding sequence ATGAACTTCTTTGAATTTTGGCTTCATCACTCTCCAGTCCTCAGCATTCTGATTCCGGCCTTTACTGCTTTTATCTTGGTGCTCCTAGGCAATCCAGGTTCGGGCGCTTTGTCTCAGGACTGGCGTCAACCTTGGCGACGCGGTATCAGCTTAATTTCAGTGTTTTTAGGTTTAGCTACGGCCATTAGTTACCTTATTCAAGCCAATAGTGGGCAGATTTTTGTCTATCAACTCAGTGAATGGACTGCACCTTTTGGTATTGTTTTGATTTTAGACCGACTCGCTGCATTTATGTTGGTGCTGACTTATGCGCTGACCGTACCCATTATTTGGTTCGCCAGTAAAGAATGGGATGAGCGTGGTCGCTACTTCCATGCCATGTTTCATTTTTTATTGATGGGATTATGTGGCGCTTTCCTCACAGGCGATCTATTTAACCTGTTCGTATTTTTTGAAATTTTGCTCATGGCATCATATGTCTTGCTGCTGCATGGTCAAGGCAAAGTTCGCTTTCAACTCGGGATTCATTACGTCACCATTAACCTGCTTGCCTCTGCTCTATTTTTGATTGGTCTAGGCATGATTTATGGCAGTGTCGGTAGTTTAAATATGGCCGATGTGAGTCGTATTTTGCCGCAGCTTGAAGGTGATCAGCATAGACTTGCTGTGGCGGGTGGTTTGCTGTTATTTGTGGTGTTTGGGATTAAAGCCGCAATATTGCCGGTCGGTTTCTGGCTCCCTAAAACCTATGCTGTCGCGACGACGCCCATTGCTGCCATTTTCACCATCATGACCAAAGTCGGTCTCTATGCCATTTTACGTGTCAACAGCACCGTTTTTAATGATGAGTTAAGCCGTGAAATTTTATCGAACTGGTTGTTGCCCATTGGTCTAATCACTTCTGTATATGGCGTGATTGGTGCAATTGCTGCAGAACGTTTACGCCGTTTTGTGGGTTTCATGATTTTATCTTCTATTGGCACCATTATCATTGCACTGTCCTTAATGACCACACAGGCTTGGGCAGCAGCGCTGTATTATTTGGTACACAGTACCCTAATCGCGGCGATGTTCTATTTGTTATGCGGCTGGATTACCTCTCAACGCGGTGCATTTAAAGATCATTTGAAGATCGCACCGAAAATGAAACAGCAAACTTTAGTCTCGATTTGCTTTTTTGTTGTGGCGTTAATGATGGCAGGTTTACCGCCCTTTAGTGGTTTCTTTGGAAAAGTTTTCCTCTTACAAGCGACCTCGACTTCACCCTATCAATTATTGATTGTGATTACAGTACTTTTGGTGAGTTTACTCAGCATTATGGCGTTTACCCGCGCAGGTTTTGTGCTGTTCTGGCGAGCCACTACACCTGAAGACAACCCCAATGAGCAAGCTTTTAAGGATTATCAGAGCCTGCCTACGACTGCACCTGCAAGAAATGATTATGCCTTCTATATTTTAATGGTTGGGCTAATAGCTTATGTGGTTTTTGCCAATCCGATTATGCAGTACATTGAAAAAACGGCATTACAATTAGATGATGCGGCAGTGTATTCTCAAACGATTCTTAAATCAGATGAGCTAGGGGATGTCATTAGCGTACAGCCTTTCGATCCAAATTATTTACCCGAAACCAAATATGGCGGTGAAGCAGTCGATCCAAATGCACATTATATTCC